One region of Eupeodes corollae chromosome 1, idEupCoro1.1, whole genome shotgun sequence genomic DNA includes:
- the LOC129942933 gene encoding uncharacterized protein K02A2.6-like, with the protein MQQRLQQQQPPPQQIAPQNPLQPNLQMPPPPPQIPQDFISFFQVMMTNQSALMERLSENIFNMKKERSTAEYTMEVLAKNIQDFHYDEENGVTFAQWFERFATTFEEDARALTEDAKVRLLLRKLGASEYSRYVNLILPNTPASFDFSTTMEKLSKIFGQSESIFNTRFHCLQITKSSCEDYTAYTSRVNKSCEQFQLGKLTSEQFKCLIFVKGLHASCDSDVRTRLLALLQSGDETKITLSNLLLECQRIATLKQDSQLLETAPLKTNTVSYGRKKQPNKNALPISHPASGSSTSIKTLPRTPCWGCGGMHFAADCSFKNHQCSSCKRTGHKEGYCSCFAKANTNQQSSRPKGKSNKRQRKSNVVAVNTLQKANRKFIEVHINGLALNLQLDTGADVTILSKNNWEQLGSPKLFLDNNSESVIDAQGRIITMLGSFIADVKLGDKTSKLSCRVADLPNLNLFGINWIDEFRLWDQPFSNISKILRLTSTSTISVDVHIQKIKKEFADIFTEALGHCTKFRPKLYLRENATPIYRAKRPVPYAALQQVEEELNRLERLGVITPIDFSEWAAPIVAVRKANGNVRICPDYSTGLNDALQPHQHPLPLPEEIFVKHADGKFFTHIDLSDAYLQVEVEEESKQFLTINTHRGLYKFNRLPPGVKAAPGSFQQVMDTMLCQLEGVSAFIDDLLVSGKTVEEHIQRLKAVLTRLREYGFHIKIEKCSFFQTSLKYLGHVITSTGLKPDPDKSAAIVSMPPPQNLSQLRSFLGAINYYGKFIPDISKLSGPLHALLKKDSKWVWTKACQDAFTNFKNILSSDLGLAHYDPQLPIIVAADASNMGIGACISHRFEDGTIKPVYHASRTLTSTEQNYSQVEKEGLALTFAVKKFHRMLLGRHFTLQTDHKPLLSIFGSKKGVPVYTANRLQRWAITLLRYDFSIQFISTSDFGNADILSRLISQHPRPNSEEYVIATTTVEEEACADLKHTIQLLPLTFDMVQKATLNNSELNRIANFIKSKWPNKNNLSSTELQYFNRREALTLVNNCIMFGDRLVIPECYRTKILRQVHRGHPGIQNMKAIARGYIYWPQIDKDIENFVKECSSCQSAAKSPIKTTLQSWPLATEPWQRIHIDYAGPIQNVYYLVVIDAHSKWPEIIETSSTTSTATINILREIFSRHGYPKTLVSDNGTQFCSHQFKHFCESAGILHMKTAPFHPQSNGQAERFVGTLKRSLQKLKGEVTMQEALQQFLFMYRTTPNRNTPNSTSPAEAMYNRKIRTSLDLLIQPKLNQPVINEKQNLSFNRQYGAKHRSFAVGDAVFVKLYRSNKSRWIPGEILERVGAVNYNVRVNIRDRLVRSHTNQIRPRSSTQTSSTPTAQIPLSTLLQDFNMKPIPELQSPGITASQSSQPVAVASEECPQHSRRLDWELGDNNPSGLDQREAIITPPSIQRRSNRKRRATKRYSPPSPPAKRGGVTTLRVRHP; encoded by the coding sequence ATGCAACAACGTCTTCAGCAACAGCAGCCACCTCCACAACAAATTGCGCCACAAAatccacttcaacctaacctccaaatgccaccaccaccgccgcagATTCCTCAAGATTTCATATCGTTCTTCCAAGTGATGATGACTAATCAATCTGCCCTCATGGAGCGCCTCTCGGAGAATATATTTAATATGAAGAAGGAAAGATCGACCGCAGAATATACGATGGAGGTGCTAGCAAAAAACATCCAAGATTTTCATTACGATGAAGAAAACGGAGTCACATTTGCACAGTGGTTCGAACGTTTCGCGACCACGTTTGAAGAAGATGCAAGAGCGTTAACAGAGGATGCTAAAGTTCGACTACTTTTAAGAAAGTTGGGTGCATCAGAGTACTCCCGAtatgtgaatttaattttacccAATACACCTGCTAGTTTCGATTTTAGTACTACAATGGAAAAACTTAGCAAAATATTTGGACAATCGGAGTCGATCTTTAACACGCGCTTCCACTGCTTACAAATCACAAAAAGCAGTTGTGAAGACTACACAGCTTACACTAGTAGAGTCAATAAGAGCTGTGAGCAATTTCAACTTGGGAAGCTGACAAGTGAGCAATTTAAGtgcttaatttttgtcaaaggGTTGCATGCTTCATGTGACTCAGATGTCAGAACAAGATTACTTGCATTGCTGCAATCAGGAGACGAAACAAAAATTACGCTTTCGAACTTGCTATTGGAATGTCAGAGAATTGCAACACTAAAGCAAGATTCTCAATTGCTCGAAACTGCACCACTCAAAACAAATACAGTTTCTTATGGCAGAAAGAAACAGCCGAACAAAAATGCTCTACCCATCAGTCATCCCGCATCAGGCAGTTCCACATCTATCAAGACATTGCCGCGTACACCATGCTGGGGATGTGGTGGTATGCATTTTGCTGCAGACTGCTCATTCAAGAACCACCAATGCTCATCATGTAAGCGTACTGGTCACAAAGAGGGTTACTGTTCTTGCTTTGCCAAAGCAAACACCAATCAACAATCATCAAGACCCAAAGGCAAATCCAACAAAAGACAACGAAAATCAAATGTAGTTGCAGTCAACACACTTCAAAAAGCAAATCGCAAATTTATAGAAGTTCACATAAATGGATTAGCACTCAATCTTCAATTAGACACTGGAGCTGACGTCACAATTCTATCGAAGAATAATTGGGAGCAGTTGGGGAGCCCTAAGCTCTTTTTGGACAACAACTCAGAATCGGTAATTGATGCTCAGGGTAGAATAATTACCATGCTTGGTTCTTTCATTGCAGATGTTAAACTGGGTGATAAAACATCAAAACTGTCTTGTCGTGTAGCTGACCTtccaaatttaaatctttttggaataaattgGATAGACGAATTTCGTCTATGGGATCAGCCATTCAGTAACATATCCAAAATACTCCGtttaacatcaacatcaacaatttCTGTAGACGTTCATATACagaagataaaaaaagaatttgcagACATTTTCACTGAAGCCCTGGGTCATTGCACTAAATTCAGGCCAAAATTATACCTGAGAGAGAATGCTACACCAATATATCGAGCGAAACGACCAGTTCCGTATGCAGCACTTCAGCAAGTCGAAGAAGAATTGAACCGACTGGAACGATTGGGTGTTATAACGCCGATAGATTTTTCGGAGTGGGCAGCACCCATAGTTGCCGTTCGTAAAGCCAATGGCAATGTAAGGATATGCCCCGACTACTCAACAGGCTTGAATGATGCTCTTCAGCCCCACCAACATCCACTTCCACTTCCTGAAGAGATTTTCGTAAAACATGCTGATGGCAAGTTTTTCACACACATTGACTTGTCGGACGCATACCTTCAAGTTGAAGTCGAAGAAGAAAGCAAGCAGTTCCTCACAATCAACACCCACAGAGGCCTGTACAAGTTCAACAGACTTCCTCCTGGTGTCAAAGCAGCACCAGGAAGTTTCCAACAAGTCATGGATACAATGCTTTGTCAGCTTGAAGGAGTCTCAGCGTTTATTGATGATCTTCTGGTATCCGGGAAAACTGTGGAAGAACACATTCAGAGACTGAAGGCAGTTCTTACCAGACTACGTGAGTATgggtttcatataaaaatagaaaaatgttcatttttccAGACCTCACTCAAATATTTGGGTCATGTTATCACCTCTACCGGACTCAAACCGGACCCAGATAAGTCTGCCGCCATTGTCTCGATGCCACCACCGCAAAATTTGTCACAGTTGAGGTCTTTCTTGGGGGCCATAAACTATTATGGCAAGTTTATACCCGACATCAGTAAATTAAGTGGCCCGTTGCACGCGCTACTGAAAAAAGACAGCAAATGGGTATGGACAAAAGCATGTCAAGATGCTTTTACAAACTTCAAGAACATCCTTTCGTCAGACCTGGGTTTAGCGCATTACGATCCACAACTACCAATCATCGTTGCAGCGGACGCATCTAACATGGGAATAGGAGCATGTATTTCTCACCGTTTCGAAGATGGCACCATCAAACCTGTTTATCATGCATCCCGGACACTCACATCAACAGAACAGAACTACAGCCAGGTAGAAAAAGAAGGTCTCGCTCTTACATTTGCAGTAAAGAAGTTTCACCGTATGTTACTTGGACGTCACTTCACCCTTCAGACAGACCACAAACCACTTCTGTCAATTTTTGGCTCAAAGAAGGGAGTTCCAGTGTATACTGCCAACAGGTTGCAGCGGTGGGCGATTACTTTGCTAAGGTATGATTTTTCGATTCAATTCATTTCCACTAGTGACTTCGGAAACGCGGACATTTTGTCACGGTTGATAAGCCAACATCCAAGGCCCAATTCTGAAGAGTACGTCATAGCTACTACCACTGTGGAAGAAGAAGCTTGCGCTGATTTGAAACACACCATTCAGCTACTACCACTTACATTTGACATGGTACAAAAAGCTACGTTGAACAATTCAGAACTGAATCGAATAGCTAACTTCATCAAATCAAAGTggccaaacaaaaacaatctatCTTCAACCGAGCTTCAGTACTTTAATAGACGCGAAGCATTGACACTCGTTAATaactgcatcatgtttggagatAGACTAGTTATTCCCGAATGTTACCGTACCAAAATACTTCGCCAAGTACACAGAGGTCATCCAGGTATCCAAAACATGAAGGCGATAGCTAGAGGCTACATTTACTGGCCACAGATTGATAAAGATATCGAAAATTTCGTGAAGGAATGCTCGAGTTGTCAATCAGCAGCAAAGTcaccaataaaaacaacacttcAGTCATGGCCTCTCGCAACGGAGCCCTGGCAACGTATTCATATTGATTACGCAGGCCCAATTCAGAATGTATATTACTTGGTAGTAATAGACGCTCATTCCAAATGGCCTGAAATCATAGAAACGTCATCTACAACCTCTACAGCTACAATCAACATCTTGCGAGAAATTTTTTCCAGACATGGATATCCGAAAACCTTGGTATCGGATAATGGAACTCAGTTTTGCAGCCACCAGTTCAAACATTTCTGTGAGTCAGCAGGTATTCTTCACATGAAAACTGCACCGTTTCATCCCCAATCGAACGGGCAAGCCGAAAGATTTGTCGGCACGCTCAAACGatctcttcaaaaacttaaagggGAGGTAACCATGCAGGAAGCTCTGCAACAGTTCTTATTCATGTATAGGACAACTCCAAACCGCAACACGCCGAACAGTACGTCACCAGCTGAAGCAATGTATAACAGAAAAATCAGAACATCGTTGGATCTTCTAATTCAACCAAAGTTGAACCAGCCAGtcatcaatgaaaaacaaaacctgAGTTTCAATCGACAGTATGGAGCAAAGCACAGATCATTCGCTGTAGGAGATGCAGTTTTCGTCAAGCTGTATCGTTCAAACAAAAGCAGGTGGATTCCAGGTGAAATACTGGAGAGAGTTGGAGCAGTCAACTATAATGTTCGCGTCAACATAAGAGATAGACTAGTGCGGTCTCACACAAATCAAATTAGACCGAGATCATCCACACAGACGTCATCGACACCAACAGCGCAAATACCTCTTTCAACACTTTTGCAAGATTTCAACATGAAACCAATTCCAGAACTCCAAAGTCCGGGGATAACCGCCAGCCAAAGTTCACAGCCTGTAGCAGTTGCCTCAGAGGAGTGTCCACAACATAGCAGAAGACTTGATTGGGAGCTTGGGGACAACAATCCAAGTGGTTTGGATCAGCGAGAAGCAATCATCACTCCACCGTCTATCCAGAGACGATCGAATAGAAAGCGTAGAGCAACAAAGAGATATTCTCCTCCCTCACCACCAGCTAAAAGGGGAGGTGTTACCACCCTAAGGGTACGACATCCCTGA